The segment CATCAGTTATCAATTTCTTCAGGGTATCGTTTCCAATCTGCAGATTaatcatcaaacaaaatatgaCACTGTTCATGCTTTCATCCCTCAAATAAGTTGATTTATCCAAACACTAAGCTACTTCAGTTCAAGAATGATTCTCTCAGAGCCAATTTCCCTGAGAATCGGACCGGATTAACACCAAAACAATTGAATACTAAAACCAAGTGTTCAAGTTCATTCCTGACTATGAATTCTTAGTAGCAAAATTCCAAGATAGCTCCGAGATTCAATTTTCTCTTACACTAAACCGCCGCCTAAATCTCTCAATGTGATGAACTTAAAATCCACCAAAATTTGAATGCATCGAAGATCCGTTCCGATTTCAACTTCAAATACCTCCACGAGAACTATTCTaatctcaaaagaaaatgaaactgGAAAATGGCAGAAAGGAGAAGGGAGTTACCAGCATTACCACAGCCGACCATAAGGACAGAGGCGGAAGTGCTGATGAACTTACGAACGAAGGGACGAAGAGCAGCATAACGCTGGTACCAATCAAAAGAATCAGCCTCCTGCTGGTAACGAGAGTCCCAGTAGACAGCATCGCCGTAGTCGTAGGTGTTGCAGCTCGACGCGTCCCTGTTCATCTCTTCACCTACGGCCGCCTCCGCCGGAAAATTTCACAGCGGCAAGAAGACGATGAGAGCTTCAATACGCCGGCGGCGATTGTTAGGTGGTTCCGGTGAACTGGTAAAAAAACCTTTGGTTGGGTTATAGAGAGAGCGAGAAATGAGAGAGAGGAACGGGGAAGTCGGCTGAACTCTGGTCCGGATGGGATCGAGAGCGCGTGGTGAGTGCGCGTAGAGAAATGCGCGTGAGCCTAGAAGTCGAGAGGTAATTCAAACCaaagtaattatttaaaatattatttctccATAAACCAAAGCAAAGCGATGAGCCGTACGTCTTCTCCGCATGAACTCCCACGTACAgctccttcttcttccatggcAGTTGGCACTCTCCTTCCTTCTCCACGTGTGCCCTAGCCGCCGCCATTCTTTCCCCTTTTAAACCAACCACCGTCAACGCTCTTCTCCACTCCTTCGCTTCTGTTCAACGCCGCTACACATGGAAAAAGAGATCGCAGATCGGAAGGCCACCGTCGACAATGAAGTCCAAGAAAAAAACGACGGAGAATCCGAAGAAATTACCGAGAGAGAGAGTACAAGAAAGGAGGAAGAGCATCCACTTCCGTTGATGGCGCTCAATCACGTCTCCAGAGTGTGCAGTAGCGTCAAGGATTCCGTCGATTTCTACACCAAGGTCCTAGGGTTTGTCCTGATCGAGAGGCCGCAGAGCTTCGATTTCGAAGGCGCTTGGTTGTTCAACTACGGCGTCGGGATTCACTTGATGCAATCAGAGGACGAAGATAATGGAGTTCGTCAAGGCGATAAGGACCATCTGGATCCGTTGGACAACCACATCTCGTTTCAGGTCAGTTTCTGAATTAAAAAATCGCAAAGAAAAGTTCGAATACATTTtaggtttttgtttcttgaaatTGAAGTGTGGCAGTGCGAAGATATGGAAGCCATGGAGGAGAGATTGAAGGAATTGGGAGTGAAATACATGAGGAGAACGTTGGACGAGGAGAATGGCGAATCGATCGAACAGCTTTTCTTCAACGATCCTGACGGATTCATGATCGAGATCTGCAACTGCGAGAATCTGAAGGTGGTTCCGGCGGGTTCATCCGGCAGGATCAGGCTTCCGGCCGGTCGCCACAACCCTCCATTGGAATCGAATGGACAAAAATAGTTTGGACATTTTGGATTTAGAATTATGGAGAGAGAAGTTTCGggataattataaattagttttttactgtttttctCATCCATAATCTTATCCTGCAAAATCTAAAATCTTGccaatgttttttcttttcttttttttttttttttttttttNttttttttttttttttttttttttttttttttttttttttttttttgaatttttaatctgaattttgtaaattaaaactaagtttttaaaaatttctttttttagattttaaaaaattaataagttaTCTGgttactaaataaaattagatatttattcGAACAGATAAAATttaacttgaaaattttgcttttaaattaaaatgttttagttAGACGACTCTAAATCTATCTCATCTCGAATCAAAAGTTTTGTATTATATGTCATCTTGAATCGAAAAGTTTTGTGTTATATATCGTTCACGATTTCATCTCGaattttaatatcataataGTTATAATAACTTGCCGAATTCTATTCggttcaattttttatgaattgttttttttgtatttaaatacaTTCATTGTCTTGTTCTATCCTAAATCGAAAACAATCAAAAGgtttttcatataatatattgtttatGAGTTTATCTTCAATCTTAATATCATAATAACTTATACAATTTGATTTAGATTCATAATTGCATATGCAATCTTGATTCGGTTTGATTTTAGCATGAATTTATTTCGTTCGTACATTCACGACCATTCTtttgaatcaaaatattttcgtGCTATGTACTACGATTTTCTCTCCGATcttaatatcataattaattctagagtattttttattcaaatacaTTAAATGAAAACAGTGTGCACAGAATCAAATGTTTTGGTAATTCTTGaaagagatgaagaaagagaatatTGTGTGGTTCTTTTTCACTTCAAAGAGTTCATTCATGGTAAGTATTTTTCGTCCTTCTTTTAAGACAAAGTCCATCTCGATCCTTCTTAAAAGAAGCTCTATCTTAATCGGAAGGTTTTTCGTGTTACGCACCAAGTCATCATTCGGTTCGTTCAACTCAATTCGAGCATCTTGGTCCCTTTCCCAttcaaaaaccttgaaaatttggaaacatAGACAACACTAATGTTCTTGAGGTTTTTGTGGGGCTAAATAGAAAAGAGTGAACCACTAGTGGAGCTGTTTTCTGTTCAAGAAAtcatcttttcctttctttcctaACCCTTTCTTACATGTTCTGTACAAAATGGGAAAAAAGGAgtttgatttgggtttcttACAACGCAAGGCAAAGCTTAAAAACAAACATTCTTTCTAACTGTTAAGCTTTGACTGTTGCAGTTTTGAATAAAGAGGTTATCCGTTCCACAACCGACGAAGTGGCTCCATACAATCGGACAGACACCGACTTCTTTGATCCTTCTCGTGCAAACTCCAAATCCTTCACAACGTTGCCGTCTCCAATGCTGTCTGGTTCCCCCACCAGAGGCAACGCCGCTGAGCCTTCTGTCTCTAAGTTCTTTATCCACCCACGTAGTAAGAAGTTCACAACCTGTTACAACGAACCATACTTTCAGTGTTCTTCAAACTAAAATCTCCCAAACCCACAAAAATTCATCAGAAGATCTCTTTGATTAAAAATCAGGAAGGTCTTATGTCGAGTAACTTTGGCATTGTTCAAAGATCGGTTCTGTTTAATAGACGACTGAATATCTCGAACATAAGCATCTTATAGAACTAGTTTGGAGCTCGCTCGAGGAATAAGCAAGCTATgcttgtgagatcctacgtcggtcggagaggagaacgaaatattttttataatagtgTGAAAAACTCTCTCTAAcgtacgcattttaaaactgtgaggttgacagtGATATGTAATGGACCAAAGCGACCagtatttgttagtggtgggcttgaactgttacaaatggtatcagagccagacactggcagtgtgctagcgaggacgctggacctcaagagggtggattgtgagctcccacatcgattggagaggagaataaagcattccttataagggtgtgaaacctctccctaatagacgtgttctaaaaccgtgagactgatggcaatacgtaatgggctaaagcggacaatatccgttagcggtgggttttgagttattacaaatggcatcagagtcagacacttggcagtgtgccagcgaggacgctgaaccccaaagagggtagattgtgagatctcacatctatTATAGAgaggaacgaatcattctttataagggtgtggaaacctctccctagcatacgtgttttaaaactgtgaggctgacggtgatacgtaacgggccaaagcggacaatattggTGGACTTGGTGGACTTGGGCacctgggctgttacaaagcTCTACTTTAAATTTCGGAGTCTTAATATGAATTCAACCGAACATAAACTTCGAGTTAAGGACACCCACCGACAACGACAAAGGAAGATACAAGGAAAAGGCGGTCCTCATTCTTTAGTTACCAAATGCCCTTTCCCTAAAGCGTTTTCTTTTTCGGGTCGGATTCGGTTGCGGTTTTTTTGTATTTCTCTTCTGTAAACTTCTCACATGCATTTAAGAAAGAAGTATACCTCAGGGACTTCATCATGGGGACAATGGCCAGCAGGGCTAATCTCATAATATGGAGCCTCAGGCACTCGCCTTTTCACCTGAAGCCCCCAAACAGGTTTCACCCATGGGTCTTCTTTTCCATATATCAGACAAACTGGCACTGAATTCGTATGGCATCTaagcaaaacaaacaaacaaacaaatctaAGCCAAACAGGACAGGTaaagaatttgaatcttaatatcaaaattatgttCCACCTTGATAAAGCTTCCCAAAATGATAGCTTCCCCTGAGGAGCAAACATAATTGATGCAAACGATGCAGCTGCAGCTGGATGCTGTGTTGTTTCCACGATACGACAAAACACATCGTCGACATTCGTCGTGTGATCTGCATAGACTTGCCTGAGGATGTCTCCGATGCTCTCGGGGTCGCTTATTTTCTGCCAACTGATATCGAACAGAGTGTGAAGAGAACAGATATAAAGATATTCAACAGTTCATTGAATGATTAATGAACTTACACGAATTTTGTGAGCTTTCTCACACTGTCTGGTAATGGAAACTTTCCACTCCAAGGGAACATTTTGGCTAATCTTGGTGATCTTATAGGATTAGGAAAGAATCCCCAGAATGGTGTTGCATTTAGCAACGTAACACCCTTTACTAGTTCAGGATTGCAGGCTGCAAAGTATAATGCCACAAACCCTCCAAGGGAATTGCCCACAATGTAGACTGGCTCACCAATGACCTGCAATAATCGTTTCGGATATCAATATGATTTTCAATGTCAGGTTTAAGCAGTGATGTTAGTTTGTATAGCCTAAAGTTGGAAAATCTGTTTGTGTAGTAGCATGTATCtaacggcccaagctcactgctagcagatattgtctgctttggttCGTTACATAttaccatcagcctcacggttttaaaatgtgtctactagggagaggtttccacacctttataaggaatgctttgtctCCTCTCCgaccaatatgagatctcacaaaagcCTGAAAATATGTTCGGTAGCCCTTGTTTGACTTGTAGATTAATGTAAAAATTAGTGTAACTAGATTGTTTTTATGAGTTCCCACATCGGTGGGGGAAGGTAACGAGtgttagcaaggacgctagacccCAAAGGGAgagtgaattatgagatcccacatcggttagagagaagaatgaagcattctttataaaggtgtggaaacctgtcCCTAGccgacgcattttaaaaaccttggaGGAAGTCAAAAAGGgaagccgaaagaggacaatatctactagtggtgagtcTGGGTTGTTACGGTTTTGACACAAATTTTGCAATATACCAGGTATAAGCTCAACTACATGAATCTAACCCACGAGTCAAATGAATATCTCTATCACAAATTAACGATTATTTTGGGTACCTGTTCGATGAAATAGCGAACTTGATCCTGCCACAAATCAATAGAGTAAACAAGCTCAGATGCCCATGGTTCAGTCTCATCTCCAAAACCCCAAGAAGAATCTTGCCCATTTGATTCATTTCCTTCCTTAGAAGATGAAGTGGGATCTTCAACTGGTAATGACATGCCCTGGCCAAGAAAATCTATGGCCCATACCCTATAATCACGTCCCAAATCTTTAAGTTGCTTCTCATAGTGGAAGGAACCAACCCCAAAACCAGGAAGAAAAAGCACAGGTGGAGAGTTCACATTTTCAGTTCCAGCTTTTTCATAGTGAACACTAAGTTTTGGTTTCCATTCCCAAAAACAACTACTAATTTGAGCACTGGATTCACCATTGGATTCATCAGGCAAACCAGGAATTTGAACTTTCGTCGTCGACTCGCCGCCGCTCTCCGATATGCTTACCGAACTTCCTTCTCCATCAACCACATAGCCACCATAGCTTCTACATAGGACCTTTGGTTGAGAAAATCTTCTTCTAGCTTTGATTCTACCATACAAGATTTCACGTTTGCTTAAACCAGATAGGTTTACAAAACTTGGATTCAAGGTTTTTCCAGCACAATTTGTCCTCAAGAACAGAACATTAATGTTTGGAACTGAGCTACAAGACAGAACCTCCATGTCTACAAAATTATCCTGCAATGATTAGCCAAAGAAAAGAACACCGATTCAGCAACAACTTCCCCCAAACAGTTGAATGAACTTccccaactgagctaataagCTTGACTTAAAAGAAGTTATTATTTAGGATAATTGTTTGACTTAGGAACATAGTTAGTCTTTAATTAGCAAGATTCGTTAGGAGTTGCTTAACTTGAGGAGAAAGTCTAAGAGACCGGTTATGCTTTCTCCATTATAAATACTTACGAGATGTATGCAacaaaaagaatggaaaatCACAAGTGTTTAAGGTTCCTCTACTCCTCAACTTGTTCTTCCTgttatttgtttcgacatatttgGATCGTGAATCATTTCCAACATTACTAACCTAATCCAAAATCCGACAACCTCGATAAACAAAATACATAGATCTCCAAAATAGAAaccaaaaaacaagaagattaTCAGAAACAGAAGGATCGAAACgaaacaaaactcaacaacaggATGAACTCCTTACAGTGTTGGCGAAAATTCGACTCGCCGACAGATTCCGAGcaaaattacaagaaattaTAGAGAATAATGAAGAATTAATCACATCTAAAACAGATCCATCAGCGGAAAAGGAACACAAATCGATTAAATTGAAGAATCGACAATGTTACTTGTGTGCTCATACCTCTAGTTAGGAGAGGGAAGTGGCATGGGTCACAGTCTTCTCCGAGTTTCCGGGGAATTTGATGCTTAGACGCTTCGCCTTGCTCTGCAGACCAGGAAAATAATTGGAACTTCGATTATCAAATTAGTAATTGGGATTGCCAAAGAATCAGACAAGAacagaaaattattaattatttatcatattttcaataatttgacTTCGGTGAGAATAGCGACGGATCCCGAACGTTCCGTTGCGTAATGGTTTTGTGTTTGATGGAAATTGGGTGGAATTATTTGACTAATTCTTTCTAATAAATACATTTCACATTTGTTTCTAACAATATCTCTCATTTTccatagaaaaaataattcaattttaaaaatttaaatcaaaattaagattaGCGTTTAATAATCTagtaaatttctattttaatagtagttttgaaatatttataaaaataaaattaaaaaatgaaaagaaaaaaaagtaatatttcaattttttttttaattttacttttaaataaataagaaagttgatagtaatttttataatttaatgaatttttttttatatctataGTGCTAGATATTTTCTGCCATTTTGACTTATTAGGTATCGTCTTCAGTTTCACTGTTTTTTAAACACGTCGGTTATGGGAGATTtccataattttataaataatgttttgttttcctatcCAACGATtgtgggagaggtttctacgtccttgtaaggaatgtttcgttctctctccaactgatgtgggatctcatagttcACTTTCCTTAGGGgttagcgtcctcactagtgcatcgtccgatgtctgactctaataccatttgtacaagccaagttcactgctagcagGTATTGTCCGCCGCTTTgactgttatgtatcgtcgtcaacttaacaattttaaaacgcgtttgttagatagatgttttcacacgcttataaaaaatgtttcatttttcagTAACTCAgatgtgatctcacaatcaataAGCATTATTTTCAGTcgaaagtttttaaattaaaatatggatGTTTCAAAGAATGTCAacgttaaaatatatttaataataatattatttaaattaacaaatattttttttttatattctaacaaatttttataCGATATAATagaagataaaattataatttttttattttcaaatttacaaGATAATTAACTATGAAggaagatttaaaaaaaaaaaaaaaaaaaaaaaaaaaaaaaaaaaaaaaaaaaaNaagtttaaattaaaaacaaaagactgtgactcataaaatttaagaaataagtaaaaaggaaaaggaaataaatttctaaaaaggGACAGTTGGCAGCTTGTGATTGGCCATGAAATGAGTAATCATCTGAAGGGCTTGCTTTGGTGCAAACGCTGGAACCTCGTGGCCAGCCCCTCTCACTGTAACAAACGTTAGCCCTTCGTACTCAATTGTCCACCCACCAACCTATCCAATAGAAAAACCACACGTGTCTCAATTATTCAaactactttttaattattaaattatgtttttttttatttgttttcaaattataggattttaaatttaaaaaaaaaaaacattttttttaatattttaagtgTATTCCGACACCAATTAAAAACTTTGTTGAATANtttttttttttttttttttttttttttttttttttttttgaaaataagaaaatagataatatattGTAGAGTTATACAAATTTTATACTACATCAAAATTTATCATAAGgtgaataataatttatatttcaacaTGTAAGTACggttatttcttaaaatttatatttttaaatgataataaatatataggAGTTAGCTTAGTTTGCTCGTCGTAAATTTCATGTCTAATAATGATaactttaaaagaagaaagtacCTGTTGACGACTGTACCAAGGAGTCCAATCCTGTTTAGTCTTTAAACCAAGTTTATTCAAAGTGAGTCTAGTTGAGGTCACCGGAATTCTTCCATCAGTATCTCCACTGCCGTTAAACGCTTGATCATTAtgatttaaaatcaaaattaattgaaatttcaaatggtTTTGAAGATTTGATTTACCTAAACACCCATATGCGGAGGCCTCCAGCCACGAGCTTTTTGATTACGGGGAGTATTG is part of the Cucurbita pepo subsp. pepo cultivar mu-cu-16 chromosome LG12, ASM280686v2, whole genome shotgun sequence genome and harbors:
- the LOC111807337 gene encoding pheophytinase, chloroplastic, whose protein sequence is MEVLSCSSVPNINVLFLRTNCAGKTLNPSFVNLSGLSKREILYGRIKARRRFSQPKVLCRSYGGYVVDGEGSSVSISESGGESTTKVQIPGLPDESNGESSAQISSCFWEWKPKLSVHYEKAGTENVNSPPVLFLPGFGVGSFHYEKQLKDLGRDYRVWAIDFLGQGMSLPVEDPTSSSKEGNESNGQDSSWGFGDETEPWASELVYSIDLWQDQVRYFIEQVIGEPVYIVGNSLGGFVALYFAACNPELVKGVTLLNATPFWGFFPNPIRSPRLAKMFPWSGKFPLPDSVRKLTKFVWQKISDPESIGDILRQVYADHTTNVDDVFCRIVETTQHPAAAASFASIMFAPQGKLSFWEALSRCHTNSVPVCLIYGKEDPWVKPVWGLQVKRRVPEAPYYEISPAGHCPHDEVPEVVNFLLRGWIKNLETEGSAALPLVGEPDSIGDGNVVKDLEFAREGSKKSVSVRLYGATSSVVERITSLFKTATVKA
- the LOC111807341 gene encoding lactoylglutathione lyase, giving the protein MEKEIADRKATVDNEVQEKNDGESEEITERESTRKEEEHPLPLMALNHVSRVCSSVKDSVDFYTKVLGFVLIERPQSFDFEGAWLFNYGVGIHLMQSEDEDNGVRQGDKDHLDPLDNHISFQCEDMEAMEERLKELGVKYMRRTLDEENGESIEQLFFNDPDGFMIEICNCENLKVVPAGSSGRIRLPAGRHNPPLESNGQK